A stretch of Rhododendron vialii isolate Sample 1 chromosome 4a, ASM3025357v1 DNA encodes these proteins:
- the LOC131323607 gene encoding uncharacterized protein LOC131323607: MADKNGPKAHDYITETTVFIEPIYFLLRTLEREPFFIWPNPPKLNTEEGNNNSRKRCSYHNELGHYTTACTPYKALLENLAAQGLLDDHIDWTKTPRRQPNVGAQNPIPHPVGVINVIHGPTTKEAAKQLCLELDKAQKLTQIFSIDRASKRIKTLEHFWSITFTKQDLQRIQTPYNDALVVMVQISTHSVKRVLVDQGSSAEVLYLSLFKELKIPESCLLPAEVPLIGFSGTPVWPLGRITLPVVTGSVASNLEFIVVDALSPYNAILDRNWLHSIKFGTSTYHQVVRYIGAHGRQEDLLGDQLEARQCYVSAVGKTPSSK, translated from the coding sequence ATGGCAGACAAAAATGGTCCGAAAGCCCATGACTATATAACCGAAACCACCGTGTTTATagagccaatttatttcctcctccgtacgTTAGAGAGGGAACCGTTCTTTATCTGGCCGAACCCTCCCAAGTTGAACACAGAAGAAGGTAATAATAATAGTCGGAAGAGATGCTCGTACCACAACGAGCTTGGGCATTACACCACGGCTTGCACTCCGTATaaagcacttttggaaaatctagcgGCACAGGGACTTCTCGATGACCATATTGACTGGACCAAAACGCCGAGGAGACAGCCGAACGTCGGTGCTCAAAATCCCATTCCTCATCCAGTCGGAGTAATCAACGTTATTCACGGACCAACTACAAAGGAGGCAGCAAAACAGCTTTGTTTAGAGCTTGACAAAGCTCAGAAacttacccaaattttttctatcgATCGTGCTTCTAAACGGATAAAGACGCTTGAGCATTTCTGGTCAATCACTTTCACCAAGCAAGATCTTCAACGAATCCAAACACCCTATAATGACGCTCTGGTGGTCATGGTGCAAATTTCAACTCACTCTGTCAAAAGGGTGCTTGtagatcaaggaagctcggcggaAGTACTGTACTTATCCCTCTTCAAGGAGCTCAAAATCCCAGAGTCATGCCTTCTCCCAGCAGAAGTTCCCCTAATTGGATTCAGTGGAACTCCCGTTTGGCCTCTCGGTAGGATCACCCTCCCCGTCGTTACAGGCTCGGTTGCTTCTAATCTGGAGTTCATTGTTGTGGATGCCCTAAGTCCGTACAACGCAATCCTCGACCGAAATTGGCTCCATTCAATAAAATTCGGCacctcaacctaccaccaggtggtTAGGTACATCGGCGCTCACGGCAGACAAGAAGATCTATTGGGAGATCAATTAGAGGCCAGACAATGCTATGTATCAGCCGTCGGAAAGACACCGAGCTCTAAATga
- the LOC131322972 gene encoding probable LRR receptor-like serine/threonine-protein kinase At3g47570 has product MSPVTKSLSIDLLALFLSLIPFLQNKALALDTTSSLSLINTINVASNETDFHALLAFKSNIFPQYHQALSSWNESLHFCHWEGVKCGRRHERVTVIDLTSRGLAGSLSPYIGNLSFLQELSLRNNTFIGEIPTELGNLLKLQILKLAYNGFEGKIPTSLSRCSNLRFLSVTSNKLVGEFLKELGYSMPRLKSLYVVSNNLIGGIPPSIGNLTSLVNFSAVDNPFGGSIPNALGRLKNLRYFWLGATQISGTIPPSIYNLSLLVKLSLPFNRLLGSLPPTFGFMFPHLQFLQLHANDFGGPIPLSISNSSQLVHLELQRNHFSGIVRNDFGNLQNLRVIILSSNNFEARGSDGLAFLSSLTNCSNLELLGLEDNQFGGVLPNFVGNLSISLSWLTLHQNQLYGSIPSTIGNLVNMELLALKDNLFTGPIPDSVGYLHKLQYLAFSNNKLLGEIPKSIGNLSMMNNLYLEKNRLEGAIPSSLGDCRNLLELTLDENNLNGSIPRQLLMVSSLSIALDLSRNHLSGSLPPEVGYLKNVAEIDISENVMSGEIPGTLGSCSSLENLYLQQNSFQGSIPSSMESLRGIQILDLSHNNLSGQIPRFLGTFSLKNLNLSFNNFEGELPMRGVFTNASAISVAGNYRLCGGIPELQLAQCTTKKLRNKMSLSQTLAITIASVFVGVTAVSSFIICLFKKKRNTKRIVSLSKDPFLKVTYGELLKATGGFSSTNLLGFGSFGHVYKGIIDQNGELVVAVKVLDLQTCGATKSFMTECEALRNIRHRNLVSIRTSCSSVDFQGNEFKALVYEFMPNGSLDNWLHSIPNANNGQREFVGLDLQQRIDIAVDVACALDYLHQQCERPIIHCDLKPSNILLDGDMVAHVGDFGLARFHADLTTLRTSSSIAIRGTIGYAAPEYGLGSEMSTSGDVYSYGILLLEMVTGKRPTDEIFEADFNLHNFAKIAFPQRVMEIVDPMLLTEERHGSKMVECLIHIVKIGLTCSTESPQDRMSINSVLQELHLVKNNMLKGNMDS; this is encoded by the exons ATGAGTCCAGTaaccaaatctctctcaatTGATCTCCTagccttatttctctctctcatcccattCCTTCAAAACAAAGCCCTTGCCCTTGACACAACATCATCCCTTAGTCTTATTAACACCATTAATGTTGCTAGCAACGAGACTGATTTCCATGCATTATTGGCCTTCAAGTCCAATATTTTCCCACAATATCACCAAGCCTTGAGCTCATGGAATGAATCTCTCCATTTCTGTCATTGGGAAGGTGTCAAATGCGGCCGCCGACATGAACGAGTCACCGTTATAGACCTCACCTCCAGAGGTCTAGCAGGTTCTTTGTCTCCTTATATTGGAAACCTTAGCTTTCTACAGGAGCTTAGCCTCAGAAACAACACTTTTATTGGTGAAATTCCAACTGAACTCGGTAATCTTCTCAAGTTACAAATACTCAAACTCGCATATAATggttttgaagggaaaattccaACAAGCCTATCTCGTTGCTCCAATCTCAGGTTCCTTAGTGTAACCAGCAACAAGCTAGTTGGAGAGTTCCTGAAAGAACTTGGTTATTCAATGCCGAGACTGAAATCACTCTACGTTGTTAGTAACAACTTGATCGGAGGGATTCCTCCGTCGATTGGGAATCTTACTTCTCTGGTAAACTTTAGTGCTGTGGACAATCCGTTTGGAGGAAGTATTCCAAATGCTTTGGGTCGATTGAAAAATTTAAGGTACTTCTGGTTAGGTGCCACTCAAATTTCAGGTACCATCCCTCCTTCCATATACAACCTATCGCTGCTAGTTAAATTGTCATTGCCCTTTAATCGACTCCTGGGTAGTCTTCCACCGACATTCGGTTTCATGTTCCCTCACCTTCAGTTCCTTCAGCTACATGCTAATGATTTTGGTGGTCCTATTCCGCTTTCAATATCAAACTCTTCGCAATTGGTACACCTCGAATTGCAAAGAAACCATTTCAGTGGAATAGTAAGGAATGATTTCGGAAATTTACAAAATCTCCGTGTTATAATTCTATCTAGTAACAATTTTGAAGCTAGGGGATCTGATGGACTAGCCTTTCTTAGTTCTTTGACCAATTGTAGCAATTTGGAACTATTGGGTTTGGAAGATAACCAATTTGGAGGTGTATTACCAAATTTTGTGGGTAATctatcaatctctctctcttggttgaCACTACATCAAAATCAATTGTATGGATCAATTCCTTCAACAATAGGAAACCTTGTGAATATGGAACTTTTAGCTCTGAAGGATAACCTATTCACAGGCCCGATTCCCGATAGCGTAGGTTATCTTCATAAGTTGCAATATTTAgcattttcaaacaataaattatTAGGTGAAATTCCAAAGTCGATTGGAAACTTGTCAATGATGAATAACCTTTACTTGGAGAAAAACAGACTAGAGGGAGCCATACCCTCGAGTCTGGGAGACTGTCGAAATTTGTTAGAGTTAACACTCGATGAAAATAACCTTAATGGGAGCATTCCAAGACAACTTTTGATGGTCTCTTCTCTATCAATTGCTTTGGATCTTTCTCGCAACCATTTGTCTGGATCCTTGCCCCCAGAGGTTGGATACCTAAAAAATGTAGCAGAAATCGATATCTCCGAGAATGTTATGTCTGGTGAAATTCCTGGGACTCTTGGAAGTTGTAGTAGCCTTGAAAACTTGTATTTGCAGCAAAATTCGTTTCAAGGATCTATTCCTTCATCAATGGAATCCTTGAGAGGTATTCAAATTTTGGACCTTTCCCACAACAACTTATCCGGTCAAATTCCGAGATTCTTAGGGACTTTTTCCTTGAAGAATCTCAATTTGTCCTTCAACAATTTTGAAGGAGAGTTACCAATGAGAGGTGTCTTCACAAATGCAAGTGCAATATCTGTTGCTGGAAATTATAGGCTTTGTGGTGGCATTCCCGAACTACAACTAGCTCAATGCACCACGAAAAAATTGAGAAACAAGATGTCACTTTCGCAGACCTTAGCAATCACGATAGCTTCGGTGTTCGTTGGAGTAACCGCAGTATCCTCTTTCATCATATGTTTgttcaagaagaaaagaaacaccAAACGTATTGTTTCATTGTCGAAAGACCCATTCTTGAAAGTCACTTATGGAGAACTTCTCAAAGCAACTGGAGGTTTCTCTTCAACGAATCTACTtggttttggtagttttggtcATGTCTATAAAGGCATTATTGACCAAAATGGAGAGTTAGTTGTTGCAGTCAAAGTACTTGACCTTCAAACTTGTGGCGCTACCAAGAGTTTCATGACAGAGTGTGAAGCCTTAAGGAATATTCGACACCGAAACCTGGTTTCAATCAGAACTTCTTGTTCTAGTGTGGATTTTCAAGGGAATGAGTTTAAAGCTCTAGTTTACGAGTTCATGCCGAATGGAAGTCTAGATAATTGGTTGCATTCAATTCCAAATGCAAATAATGGCCAACGTGAGTTCGTGGGACTCGATCTTCAACAAAGAATAGACATTGCCGTTGATGTGGCTTGTGCACTCGATTATCTTCACCAACAATGCGAAAGGCCAATTATTCACTGCGATTTAAAGCCGAGTAATATCCTTCTTGACGGTGACATGGTTGCCCATGTCGGAGATTTCGGACTAGCTAGATTTCATGCGGACCTCACCACTCTGAGGACAAGTAGTTCAATTGCAATAAGGGGAACCATTGGATATGCAGCTCCAG AGTATGGTCTTGGAAGTGAGATGTCAACTAGTGGAGATGTTTATAGTTATGGAATCTTGTTGTTGGAGATGGTAACAGGAAAGAGACCTACTGACGAAATATTTGAGGCAGACTTTAATCTTCATAACTTCGCAAAGATTGCTTTCCCACAACGTGTGATGGAGATTGTAGACCCCATGCTCTTAACCGAGGAGAGACATGGCAGCAAAATGGTTGAATGTTTAATCCACATTGTAAAAATAGGACTAACATGTTCTACAGAGTCCCCACAAGATCGAATGAGCATAAATTCTGTACTCCAAGAGCTTCATCTAGTCAAGAACAATATGTTGAAG GGCAACATGGATAGCTAG